From the Desulforhopalus sp. genome, one window contains:
- a CDS encoding response regulator transcription factor, with the protein MKARVIIVDDHPIFRMGMAELLNQEDDFIVCGLAEDIPGARKVIQQHNPDLAIIDITLAGENGLDLVKELSGDKNGLPILVLSMHDEQVWAERAIRAGARGYIMKREASEKVILALRNILGGKIHVSNSIMERLLDRFQMKPDASTAPTVDLLTDRELEVFRLIGAGLSTREIAERMNLGVKTIGTYRDRVKQKLGIKTAAELIRRAVLWTEQEFFDSDDRDDVGW; encoded by the coding sequence ATGAAAGCACGGGTAATAATTGTCGATGATCACCCTATTTTCCGGATGGGTATGGCGGAGTTGCTTAATCAGGAAGACGATTTTATTGTATGCGGCCTGGCTGAAGATATCCCCGGAGCAAGGAAGGTCATTCAGCAACATAATCCGGATCTGGCGATTATTGATATTACTCTCGCCGGCGAAAATGGCCTTGATCTGGTGAAGGAGCTTTCCGGCGATAAAAACGGTCTACCGATTCTGGTGCTTTCCATGCATGACGAACAGGTCTGGGCCGAAAGGGCCATTCGTGCCGGAGCCCGTGGCTATATCATGAAGAGGGAGGCGAGCGAGAAGGTGATCCTTGCCCTGCGGAATATTCTCGGTGGGAAGATTCACGTCAGCAACAGTATCATGGAGCGGTTGCTTGATCGCTTTCAGATGAAGCCGGATGCCTCCACTGCACCAACTGTCGATCTTCTCACCGATCGGGAACTCGAGGTGTTTCGGCTCATCGGCGCCGGGTTGTCCACCAGGGAAATTGCCGAGAGAATGAATCTCGGTGTGAAAACCATCGGTACCTATCGGGACCGGGTCAAACAAAAGCTTGGCATAAAGACAGCTGCCGAGCTCATTCGCCGGGCGGTCCTCTGGACCGAACAGGAGTTTTTTGATTCTGACGATCGTGACGATGTAGGCTGGTAG
- the xerD gene encoding site-specific tyrosine recombinase XerD yields MVSNRGASESVDLPHEFSAARELYLHYLISERRLAENSIEAYAADVFLFLSFLVTGKHPHLGDVDLALIHGFLEEQGQQKISKRTNARRISALKSFFNFLVREGLAKDNPFLALDLPRSGKSLPKALSQAEVMSLLAPPNCQTPIGKRDSAMFFILYATGLRVSELVGLPLSACNLSAGFIRVLGKGNKERLIPFGEQARDKITDYLQTARPLILKNKRSNYLFVTRRGTCMTRLRFWQIVRKTALAVGITKEISPHMLRHSFASHLLSHGADLRSVQMMLGHADIATTQIYTHIDQDRLKSIHKKFHPRG; encoded by the coding sequence ATGGTTTCCAACCGAGGCGCCAGCGAATCTGTTGATCTTCCGCACGAATTCTCGGCAGCTCGCGAGCTGTATCTGCATTATCTGATCTCCGAGAGACGCCTGGCCGAGAACAGCATTGAGGCCTACGCCGCCGATGTCTTTTTGTTCCTTAGCTTTCTTGTAACCGGCAAACATCCCCACCTGGGCGATGTCGATCTAGCGCTTATCCACGGTTTTCTTGAAGAACAGGGGCAGCAAAAAATCTCCAAACGCACCAATGCCAGACGTATCTCAGCCCTGAAATCTTTTTTTAATTTTTTGGTGCGCGAGGGCCTGGCAAAAGACAATCCCTTCCTCGCCCTCGACCTGCCGCGCAGTGGCAAAAGCCTGCCCAAGGCATTGTCGCAGGCCGAGGTTATGAGCCTGCTCGCCCCGCCGAATTGCCAGACCCCCATCGGCAAACGGGACAGTGCGATGTTTTTTATCCTCTATGCCACCGGGCTGCGGGTCTCTGAGCTGGTCGGTCTGCCGCTGTCGGCGTGCAACCTGAGCGCCGGTTTTATCCGGGTGCTTGGCAAGGGCAATAAGGAGCGTCTCATTCCCTTTGGCGAGCAGGCCCGCGATAAGATTACCGACTACCTGCAAACCGCCCGGCCCCTCATCCTCAAGAACAAGCGCAGCAACTATCTCTTTGTCACCCGCCGCGGCACCTGCATGACCCGTCTGCGCTTTTGGCAGATAGTTCGGAAGACTGCACTGGCCGTGGGCATTACCAAGGAAATTTCACCGCACATGCTCCGTCACTCCTTTGCCAGCCACCTTCTCAGCCACGGCGCCGACCTGCGGTCGGTACAGATGATGCTCGGCCATGCCGACATCGCCACAACCCAAATCTATACCCATATCGACCAGGACCGCCTGAAGAGCATCCACAAAAAGTTCCATCCCAGGGGCTAG
- the fdhD gene encoding formate dehydrogenase accessory sulfurtransferase FdhD, whose protein sequence is MTTSPLSTQLTLSQTTTVISPDGITMQEESLAIETPYSIALNDETIGSSMVLPIGLEEFGAGFLFGQGYIKTPEEIKEIIVCPEGRISVYADVVNTAPKEVIITSGCGGTGRISKEMLEGAFEPLQECTITFPEIASFIRQALQFSPLGPQTHCVHGCGLWQDGRLQVFFEDVGRHNAVDKVLGSILLRRATPRAAIYTTGRLTSDMVLKCARIGIPIIMSRTAPSSLGLAIARRAGATLIAYAKPERLNVFNAPERIIC, encoded by the coding sequence ATGACCACTTCACCGTTGAGCACGCAACTCACTCTCAGCCAAACGACAACCGTCATAAGCCCCGACGGTATCACTATGCAGGAAGAAAGCCTGGCCATTGAAACCCCGTACAGCATCGCCCTCAACGACGAAACTATCGGTTCTTCAATGGTTCTGCCTATCGGTCTTGAAGAATTCGGTGCCGGCTTTCTTTTTGGTCAAGGCTATATCAAGACGCCGGAAGAGATTAAAGAAATCATCGTTTGTCCGGAAGGCCGGATCTCCGTCTATGCCGATGTCGTCAACACAGCGCCCAAAGAGGTCATCATCACCTCCGGCTGCGGCGGCACCGGCAGGATCTCCAAGGAAATGCTGGAAGGGGCCTTTGAACCCCTGCAGGAATGCACCATCACCTTTCCGGAAATCGCCAGCTTTATCCGCCAGGCCCTGCAATTTTCGCCCCTCGGACCGCAAACCCACTGCGTCCACGGCTGCGGCTTATGGCAGGACGGCCGGCTCCAGGTTTTCTTTGAAGATGTCGGCCGGCACAATGCCGTCGACAAGGTCCTCGGATCGATTCTCCTCCGCCGTGCCACTCCGCGGGCGGCCATCTACACCACCGGGCGGCTGACCTCCGACATGGTGCTGAAGTGTGCCCGCATCGGTATCCCGATCATCATGTCGCGGACCGCCCCCTCTTCCCTCGGCCTGGCCATCGCCCGGCGGGCCGGAGCAACACTCATTGCCTACGCCAAGCCGGAGCGGCTGAACGTCTTTAATGCCCCGGAACGCATCATCTGCTGA
- a CDS encoding cache domain-containing protein has translation MFKKITLSSAPFYASLVVITSLATFIGSFWAVNEYQAYKESVEVIKSNYKHQYESRLKEELGKVVELISHLQMQNNLRVEHDLRERVQAAYTIASHNYRLYKDDKSPDELRSMVIELLRPMRWNNGRGYYFLGRVNEGVIDLFADEPFFEGKTAAEFQALIGQDVVGNITSVVRDKEAGLVRYNLTKPLFTTEQLSKIAFVKYFQPLDWFIGAGIYSNDLEENLQREVLGRIQNIRFGADGEVFCLRADGTIISNQDERLIGRSVRDLVDHNGLEYGMAFLEAGLKKKQAEYVHYAVADSVQGVVHQKLAYVTGYENWGWVVGTSMFMDSMEQAIAYETETYQRIAFKNVLTFIVLFAIAVVFLLASTFYYSLKIKQGISLFTNFFQKAADSNVKISKKNLTFREFEDLGRLANRMVEYRINNEMLLHRDELRLDSLLKLGMMDKQSLQDKYRFILQRIAQITRSREGYLAVVNPDQTHITLCARLVSDEGGYKLVEVPEVSTPVHQSGFPGQAVVGKTALVENDFPEEMKENTYPYRVDIKRHLDVPIYNDGVIVMVAGVCNNRENYDNADIRQVTLLLEGLWMHCQKKSAEEELARLERQIIAVSEEERSKIGRDLHDDLGSHLTGVELLSKALQQNLREEAPERAEQLGTIRSLILDAIEKTRRLSQGLYPVHVVEYGLEAAIEELIAEVKKMFKIHFDLSWQDGGKVLGKNTATHLHYIIREAVFNAARHGKPNNIGVYMRHDDSGFSVKIVDDGKGFAGTPAATGMGFHTMQYRAKAIGATLVINSGEKSGTIISVSGEGLE, from the coding sequence ATGTTTAAAAAGATCACCCTTTCCTCGGCGCCCTTTTATGCGTCGCTTGTGGTAATTACCTCACTTGCCACCTTTATCGGCAGTTTTTGGGCCGTCAATGAGTATCAGGCCTATAAGGAAAGTGTTGAAGTCATAAAATCCAATTATAAACATCAATACGAAAGCCGGCTCAAGGAGGAGCTTGGCAAGGTGGTTGAACTGATCAGCCATCTGCAGATGCAAAACAATTTGCGGGTTGAGCATGATCTCCGGGAGCGGGTTCAGGCGGCCTACACCATTGCTTCCCATAATTATCGTCTCTATAAAGATGACAAGAGCCCGGACGAATTGCGTTCTATGGTCATTGAGTTATTGCGGCCGATGCGCTGGAATAACGGTCGAGGCTATTATTTTCTCGGCAGGGTCAATGAAGGGGTAATTGATCTCTTCGCCGATGAGCCTTTTTTTGAAGGGAAGACGGCGGCCGAATTCCAGGCCTTGATCGGCCAGGACGTGGTTGGCAATATTACCTCTGTCGTACGGGACAAGGAGGCCGGATTGGTTCGCTATAACCTGACCAAACCACTGTTTACCACAGAACAGCTGTCAAAGATTGCTTTTGTTAAGTATTTTCAGCCTCTTGATTGGTTTATTGGGGCTGGTATCTACAGCAATGACCTGGAAGAAAATCTGCAGCGTGAGGTTCTTGGGCGGATTCAGAACATTCGGTTCGGCGCCGACGGCGAGGTCTTTTGTCTACGGGCCGATGGCACCATAATCAGTAATCAGGACGAGCGGCTCATCGGCCGCTCGGTGCGAGACCTTGTCGACCATAACGGCCTGGAATACGGCATGGCCTTTCTTGAGGCCGGATTGAAGAAAAAGCAAGCCGAATACGTTCATTATGCGGTGGCTGATAGTGTGCAGGGCGTCGTGCATCAAAAGCTTGCTTATGTTACCGGCTATGAAAATTGGGGTTGGGTCGTTGGCACATCGATGTTCATGGACAGCATGGAGCAGGCGATAGCCTATGAAACCGAGACCTATCAGAGAATTGCCTTTAAGAATGTCCTGACCTTTATTGTCCTTTTTGCCATCGCTGTGGTCTTTCTTTTGGCGAGCACCTTTTATTACTCCCTAAAAATCAAACAGGGCATCAGCCTGTTCACCAATTTTTTTCAGAAAGCCGCCGATTCAAATGTCAAAATCAGCAAGAAAAACCTCACGTTCCGAGAGTTTGAGGACCTTGGCCGCTTGGCCAATAGGATGGTGGAGTATCGCATCAACAATGAAATGCTTCTGCACCGTGACGAGCTGCGCCTCGATTCCCTGCTGAAATTGGGGATGATGGACAAGCAGTCCTTGCAGGATAAATACCGGTTTATTTTGCAACGAATTGCCCAGATTACCAGAAGCCGGGAGGGTTATCTGGCCGTGGTCAATCCGGACCAGACCCACATCACACTCTGTGCCCGCCTCGTTTCCGATGAGGGAGGCTACAAGCTTGTCGAGGTTCCCGAAGTTTCCACCCCTGTTCATCAAAGTGGTTTTCCCGGACAGGCAGTTGTCGGCAAGACGGCGCTCGTCGAAAACGATTTTCCAGAGGAAATGAAGGAGAATACCTATCCGTACCGGGTTGACATTAAACGGCATCTTGATGTGCCCATTTACAATGATGGAGTAATCGTGATGGTCGCCGGGGTCTGCAATAACCGCGAGAATTATGACAACGCAGATATCCGCCAAGTCACCCTGCTTCTTGAGGGCTTATGGATGCACTGTCAGAAAAAATCCGCAGAGGAAGAACTTGCCCGTCTGGAGCGGCAAATTATCGCCGTCAGCGAGGAGGAGCGAAGCAAAATTGGCCGCGACCTCCACGACGATCTCGGTTCCCATCTCACCGGTGTTGAGCTTCTCAGTAAGGCACTTCAGCAGAACCTCCGGGAAGAGGCGCCGGAGAGAGCCGAACAGTTGGGGACCATCCGCAGCCTTATTCTCGATGCCATTGAAAAAACCCGTCGCCTGTCACAAGGCCTGTACCCGGTGCATGTCGTCGAGTATGGTTTAGAGGCAGCGATTGAAGAACTGATTGCTGAGGTGAAAAAGATGTTTAAGATACACTTCGATCTGTCTTGGCAAGACGGGGGGAAGGTCCTTGGCAAGAACACCGCCACCCATTTACACTATATCATCCGGGAGGCGGTCTTTAATGCGGCCCGGCATGGAAAACCCAACAATATCGGGGTATATATGCGGCATGACGATTCCGGTTTCTCGGTGAAGATCGTCGATGACGGCAAAGGTTTTGCCGGGACACCAGCGGCAACCGGGATGGGTTTTCATACCATGCAGTACCGGGCCAAGGCCATTGGGGCGACTCTTGTCATAAATTCCGGTGAGAAGAGCGGGACGATAATCTCGGTTTCCGGTGAGGGATTGGAATGA
- a CDS encoding ABC transporter substrate-binding protein has translation MGLLPWIVGRPGAEMTARCLLALLALCLSWCQSSPAAAEGSRPLVLGQSAVLSGPAQNLGLEMRAGLLAAFSLINDSGGIKGREVVLLSRDDGYEPDKAVRNTKELISDDMVFALIGAVGTPTAKAVVPIVNEAQIPFFGPFTGAEILRSPFQPYIINVRASYYEELERLASYLVDGKKIRRIACFYQNDSYGYDGLRGIEIALAKRGMKLVSQGSYERNTVAVMGALQDIYEAKPEVVVLVGAYAACAEFIKLSKNKVGGNVLFCNISFVGTESLKEVLGGYGRDVIVSQVVPYPHEMDIALTREYKRAMSKYQHDSPLTFVSLEGYIVGKLFGEIARAVEGELTREKFITTMESVGRFDLGGLVLQFGPKDHQGMDAVYLTRIYPVVRKLQDGE, from the coding sequence ATGGGCCTTTTGCCCTGGATTGTCGGCCGACCGGGGGCAGAGATGACGGCTAGGTGTCTTTTGGCCCTTTTGGCTCTTTGTCTTTCCTGGTGTCAGTCCTCGCCCGCGGCGGCCGAGGGATCCCGTCCACTGGTGCTCGGCCAGTCTGCTGTTCTCAGTGGCCCGGCGCAAAATCTTGGTTTAGAGATGCGGGCAGGACTCCTTGCGGCATTTTCCCTGATCAACGACAGTGGCGGGATCAAAGGACGGGAGGTGGTGTTGCTCAGCCGGGACGACGGCTACGAACCGGATAAGGCGGTCAGAAACACCAAAGAGCTGATTTCCGACGATATGGTCTTCGCCCTGATAGGGGCGGTCGGTACGCCAACCGCCAAAGCGGTGGTGCCCATCGTCAACGAGGCGCAGATCCCTTTTTTCGGCCCCTTTACCGGCGCGGAGATTCTCCGTTCCCCCTTTCAGCCGTATATCATCAATGTCCGGGCGAGTTACTACGAGGAACTGGAACGGCTGGCTTCCTACCTGGTCGACGGCAAGAAGATCCGCCGTATCGCCTGCTTTTACCAAAACGACAGCTACGGCTATGACGGCTTGCGCGGCATCGAGATCGCCCTGGCAAAACGGGGTATGAAGCTGGTGTCGCAGGGCAGTTATGAAAGGAATACGGTTGCCGTCATGGGTGCCCTGCAGGACATCTACGAGGCCAAGCCGGAGGTCGTGGTGCTTGTCGGTGCCTACGCCGCTTGTGCCGAATTTATCAAACTCAGCAAAAACAAGGTCGGCGGCAATGTCCTGTTCTGCAATATTTCCTTTGTCGGCACCGAGAGTCTGAAGGAGGTGCTGGGTGGCTATGGCCGGGACGTTATCGTCTCCCAGGTTGTTCCCTATCCCCATGAAATGGACATTGCACTGACCAGGGAATATAAGCGGGCCATGAGCAAGTATCAACACGACTCGCCCTTAACCTTTGTCTCCTTGGAGGGATATATCGTCGGTAAACTGTTCGGGGAGATCGCCCGGGCGGTGGAAGGTGAACTGACCCGGGAAAAATTTATCACGACCATGGAGTCGGTGGGCAGATTCGACCTTGGTGGTCTGGTCCTCCAGTTTGGCCCGAAGGATCACCAGGGCATGGATGCAGTGTATCTGACCAGGATTTATCCGGTAGTACGCAAGCTTCAGGATGGGGAATGA
- a CDS encoding CBS domain-containing protein, which translates to MRVITTHQNADFDGLAAMIAAQKIYPDALMAFSGSQERNVREYIAQTLVYNYEFHKIKDIDLHAVDTLILVDTRSSERIGSFADCLNNPGIVLHIYDHHLYNPGDLKGDIEKVEDFGSTTTILTNILMERQITVTPAEATIFALGIYEDTGSLTHLTTTPEDLMAAAWLLQKGAKLDQVAQFLTHELTSSQIGLLHELMKSAKQYTIQDIPVVVVTHSLPHYVDEFALIVRRFMAMENLNVLFALISMAGRIYLIARSRIADVNVGNIARDLDGGGHATAASATLKDVNLIEAEEKLILTLHRHIRPQPIASEMMSTPAITLLPEATITEAKALLTRYNITAAPVREDIRTAKNPLPAILGIITRRVLEKAAHHNLSNRPISEYMTTEVKTLPLHATLADIQELIIDNRQRLIPIVEKQELMGVITRTDLLNRLVNDPAHLPTDLLQEAEHPSLARMRNLSALLVECLSRDIVQLLQAIGEVAKKQGFNAFAVGGFVRDLLLKKANLDLDVVVEGDGIDFAKALAQHLGGRFRTHERFKTAMVLMPSGFKIDIATARLEYYEYPAAMPTVELSSIKLDLSRRDFTINAMAIHLNPEHFGTLIDFFNSQNDLKQKTIKVMHNLSFVEDPSRIFRAVRFEKRMEFEIAPHTKRLIVNAVNMKLFGKANDSRFLAELKYILSEENPLPAIQRLAEFDLFQFLWPNLKPHYKIDRRFMHVLVQAQLAISWYRLLYLNDSCQNWMVYLLAIMSRSGQEELADFCRRFEETAKITEFLLDQKDLADNAANQLARESHLKNSRIVVLLEEIKIEGLLYIMAIARKNHVKKAISLYVTNLQQIEPTTTGNDLIRMGYRPGPQFKKILTYLKNARLDNLVSDKEEEVTLIHRYFPLGTT; encoded by the coding sequence ATGCGTGTAATAACCACCCACCAGAACGCCGACTTCGACGGCCTGGCAGCGATGATCGCCGCCCAAAAGATCTATCCCGATGCGCTCATGGCCTTTTCCGGCTCGCAGGAACGCAATGTCCGGGAATACATCGCGCAAACCCTGGTTTACAATTATGAATTTCACAAGATTAAGGATATCGACCTCCACGCCGTCGACACCCTCATCCTGGTTGATACCCGTTCTTCCGAAAGGATCGGTTCCTTCGCCGACTGCCTGAACAATCCTGGAATCGTTCTGCACATCTACGATCATCACCTGTACAACCCGGGCGACCTCAAGGGCGATATCGAGAAGGTAGAGGACTTTGGTTCGACCACCACCATCCTCACCAATATCCTCATGGAACGGCAGATTACCGTCACCCCGGCCGAGGCGACCATCTTTGCCCTGGGAATTTATGAGGACACCGGCTCACTCACCCATCTGACCACGACCCCCGAAGATCTCATGGCGGCCGCATGGCTCCTGCAAAAAGGCGCCAAACTCGACCAGGTGGCGCAGTTCCTCACCCACGAGCTGACCTCTTCCCAGATCGGTCTGCTCCACGAGCTGATGAAAAGCGCCAAGCAGTACACCATCCAGGATATCCCGGTGGTGGTCGTCACCCACTCGCTGCCGCATTATGTCGATGAATTCGCCCTGATTGTCCGGCGCTTCATGGCCATGGAAAATCTCAATGTGCTCTTTGCCCTGATTTCCATGGCCGGCCGTATCTACCTGATTGCCCGAAGCCGGATCGCCGATGTCAACGTCGGCAATATCGCCCGCGATCTCGACGGTGGTGGCCATGCCACCGCTGCTTCGGCAACCTTGAAGGACGTCAACCTCATTGAGGCGGAAGAAAAGCTCATTCTGACCCTCCACCGCCATATTCGCCCGCAGCCCATTGCCAGCGAGATGATGTCAACACCGGCTATTACCCTTCTCCCCGAAGCCACCATTACCGAGGCCAAGGCCCTGCTTACCCGCTACAACATCACCGCCGCGCCGGTCCGGGAAGACATTCGCACAGCCAAGAATCCCCTTCCGGCGATCCTCGGCATCATCACCCGGCGGGTTCTTGAGAAGGCGGCGCACCACAACCTGAGCAATCGGCCGATCAGCGAATATATGACCACCGAGGTAAAGACCCTGCCGCTGCATGCAACCCTTGCCGACATCCAGGAATTGATCATCGACAATCGCCAGCGCCTTATCCCCATTGTCGAGAAGCAGGAACTGATGGGGGTAATAACCCGGACCGACCTTCTTAACCGCCTGGTCAACGACCCGGCCCACCTGCCCACGGATCTGCTGCAGGAAGCGGAACACCCATCGCTTGCCAGGATGCGCAACCTCAGCGCCCTGCTGGTCGAATGCCTGAGTCGCGATATCGTGCAACTTCTCCAGGCCATCGGCGAGGTTGCCAAGAAACAGGGCTTCAACGCCTTCGCCGTCGGCGGCTTTGTCCGTGACCTGCTACTGAAAAAGGCCAACCTCGATCTTGATGTCGTAGTCGAGGGGGACGGTATTGATTTTGCCAAGGCCCTGGCCCAGCACCTGGGGGGCAGGTTCCGCACCCACGAGCGCTTCAAGACCGCCATGGTGCTCATGCCCAGTGGCTTTAAGATCGATATCGCCACGGCCCGCCTTGAATACTATGAATATCCGGCGGCCATGCCGACGGTTGAGCTGTCATCGATCAAGCTCGATCTATCGCGCCGCGATTTCACCATCAACGCCATGGCCATCCATCTCAACCCGGAACATTTCGGCACCCTGATCGATTTCTTCAACAGCCAGAACGATCTCAAGCAAAAGACCATCAAGGTCATGCATAACCTTAGCTTTGTTGAGGATCCCAGCCGAATCTTCCGGGCTGTGCGCTTTGAGAAACGCATGGAGTTTGAGATAGCCCCGCACACCAAGCGGCTGATCGTCAATGCCGTCAACATGAAGCTGTTCGGCAAGGCCAATGACTCCCGTTTCCTCGCCGAGCTGAAATATATCCTCTCCGAGGAGAACCCGCTGCCGGCAATCCAGCGCCTTGCCGAATTCGATCTTTTCCAGTTTCTTTGGCCAAACCTCAAGCCCCATTATAAAATCGACCGGCGCTTCATGCATGTCCTGGTCCAGGCCCAGCTGGCGATCTCCTGGTACAGGTTGCTGTATCTCAATGATTCCTGCCAAAACTGGATGGTCTACCTCCTGGCGATTATGTCTAGGTCCGGCCAGGAGGAATTAGCCGACTTTTGCCGGAGATTCGAGGAAACCGCCAAGATCACTGAATTCCTGCTCGACCAGAAGGACCTTGCCGACAATGCCGCCAACCAACTGGCCCGGGAATCGCATCTAAAAAACAGCCGGATCGTTGTACTGCTGGAGGAAATCAAGATCGAAGGCCTGCTGTATATCATGGCCATCGCCAGGAAAAATCACGTGAAAAAGGCCATTTCCCTCTATGTCACAAACCTTCAGCAGATTGAACCGACGACCACCGGCAATGACCTGATCCGCATGGGATACCGGCCCGGACCGCAATTCAAGAAAATCCTCACCTACCTGAAAAACGCCCGCCTCGACAACCTGGTCAGCGACAAAGAGGAAGAGGTAACACTCATCCACCGGTATTTTCCCCTGGGCACAACTTGA
- the mobB gene encoding molybdopterin-guanine dinucleotide biosynthesis protein B: MASIITFIGWHDSGKTTLATQVVTELINLGYRIAVIKSTSDEGIQFDAPGTDTYKHKLAGAESVMLVAPDQMVLQTRNCDLSLRTLAHRYFPDVDLVVGEGFKTARRVPKIEVFKDLDQKLREEVHGVVAVATDLADVAGENVFRLDAARDIALFIEKRYLRRKGRNEITTLLVNGEKIPLKDFVQEALASTIHGFIKTLKLNQDMREIELRIKIEE, from the coding sequence ATGGCATCGATTATTACCTTTATTGGTTGGCACGACAGCGGGAAAACCACCCTGGCTACACAGGTTGTTACCGAACTGATAAATCTCGGATACCGGATTGCCGTCATTAAATCGACGAGCGATGAAGGCATTCAATTCGATGCCCCCGGAACTGACACGTACAAACATAAACTGGCCGGGGCGGAAAGTGTCATGCTGGTGGCTCCCGATCAGATGGTGTTGCAAACCAGAAACTGTGATCTGTCGCTCAGAACCCTTGCCCATAGATATTTCCCGGATGTCGATCTGGTGGTTGGCGAAGGTTTTAAGACGGCGAGAAGGGTGCCGAAGATAGAGGTGTTCAAAGACCTTGATCAAAAACTTCGCGAGGAGGTGCATGGTGTGGTGGCCGTGGCAACTGATCTTGCCGATGTCGCCGGGGAAAACGTTTTCCGATTGGATGCAGCCCGGGATATTGCCTTATTTATTGAAAAAAGATACCTGCGCAGGAAGGGGCGAAACGAGATTACCACCCTCCTGGTCAATGGCGAGAAAATCCCGCTGAAGGATTTTGTTCAGGAGGCCCTTGCCTCAACTATCCACGGTTTTATCAAAACCCTTAAGCTCAACCAGGACATGCGGGAAATCGAGTTGAGGATAAAAATCGAAGAATAA
- the rpsU gene encoding 30S ribosomal protein S21, translated as MIDVEVRGDLEYAIRQLKKKLQIDGIKRELKRREYYEKPSVKKRRKQAEARRKLRKFNRIKKTM; from the coding sequence ATGATCGATGTTGAAGTCCGAGGGGATCTTGAGTACGCAATCCGCCAGCTGAAAAAAAAGCTGCAGATAGACGGCATTAAAAGAGAATTGAAGCGTCGTGAGTACTACGAGAAACCAAGCGTGAAAAAGCGCCGCAAGCAGGCTGAAGCCCGCCGCAAACTCCGCAAGTTCAACCGCATCAAGAAAACGATGTAA
- a CDS encoding D-alanine--D-alanine ligase, with the protein MHSKKLHVALVAGGTSGEREVSLKGAVGVERALDPEKFLVRRYDPATDLARLAIDAPEIDFAFILLHGLHGEDGTMQGFLDLLDVPYQGSGVLGSAIAMDKHLAKELYRLSGLPVADWRIVCTDDKVDGAELVGSFGLPVVIKPVHEGSSLGLTLAKTEEEMLQGLARALRHDSQVMVERYIKGRELTVGVLGNSDLVALPVIEIVPGPGYDFFDYEAKYQQGATREICPAEISDEITGQAQQYGLAAHRALRLRGYSRTDMILAPNGRLFLLETNTIPGMTATSLMPQAAAVYGLPFPQFLERLIELGLEGRSKK; encoded by the coding sequence ATGCATAGCAAAAAACTGCACGTAGCCTTGGTGGCAGGCGGGACATCAGGGGAGCGAGAGGTTTCCCTCAAGGGCGCCGTCGGCGTTGAAAGGGCCCTCGATCCGGAGAAATTTCTGGTGCGCCGTTATGATCCGGCGACCGATTTAGCGCGGCTGGCGATCGATGCCCCGGAGATCGATTTTGCCTTTATCCTCCTGCACGGTCTGCATGGTGAGGACGGTACCATGCAGGGCTTTCTCGATCTCCTTGACGTGCCCTATCAGGGATCTGGTGTCTTGGGCAGCGCCATTGCCATGGACAAGCATCTGGCTAAGGAACTGTATCGCCTCAGTGGCCTGCCCGTTGCCGACTGGCGTATTGTCTGCACTGATGACAAGGTCGATGGCGCGGAATTGGTCGGCAGTTTTGGCCTGCCCGTGGTCATCAAGCCGGTTCATGAAGGATCGAGTCTTGGTTTGACCCTCGCCAAAACCGAGGAAGAAATGCTCCAGGGGCTTGCCCGCGCCCTGCGCCATGACAGCCAGGTGATGGTCGAGAGATATATCAAAGGCCGGGAGCTCACCGTCGGTGTACTCGGCAACAGCGACCTTGTTGCCCTACCGGTAATTGAGATCGTACCAGGTCCGGGCTATGACTTTTTCGACTATGAAGCCAAGTACCAGCAGGGCGCCACGAGGGAGATCTGCCCGGCGGAGATCAGCGACGAGATAACCGGCCAAGCCCAGCAATACGGCCTGGCTGCCCACCGGGCCCTCCGGTTGCGTGGTTATTCGCGGACCGATATGATTCTTGCGCCGAATGGCCGGTTGTTTCTCCTTGAGACCAATACCATTCCCGGCATGACTGCAACCAGCCTGATGCCCCAGGCGGCGGCCGTGTATGGGTTGCCCTTTCCGCAATTTCTCGAACGGCTTATCGAACTTGGTCTGGAGGGGCGGTCGAAAAAATAG